A genomic window from Candidatus Methylacidiphilum fumarolicum includes:
- a CDS encoding sensor histidine kinase, whose amino-acid sequence MVRRWHLFTVIFSFIFLFLSAIFHWIAAAKEAQFLQSKEHRRELVRWEASYALAMVVSFGVAGYALAKLLSKPIGQLRSDLELIDPHNPWQRIKADRYPEEFLPLVNEINKLLSKIQKVVEESGKEAAELVHELRVPLTLAKIRLEKSLEKMDPEIAEAIESELERLQQHMERAILLTKAEKGHLTIHWEKMELEKTTEIIIEGFRLLCENEGRHIHVEKEAGISIEADPSYLKQILYNLMANAMKHGFGDITIRMKKIGVNSAQLYVFNRIKPTKTRPGNLGLGKRIIQALVSVHGNMTIRYKQLNSLYCAKLSIYPRITKT is encoded by the coding sequence ATGGTAAGACGCTGGCATCTTTTCACTGTTATTTTTTCTTTCATTTTTCTTTTCTTATCTGCTATTTTCCATTGGATCGCTGCCGCAAAAGAAGCCCAGTTTCTCCAATCTAAAGAACATCGAAGAGAATTAGTCCGCTGGGAAGCCTCTTATGCTTTAGCAATGGTTGTTAGTTTTGGGGTTGCAGGCTATGCTCTTGCAAAATTGTTGAGTAAACCCATTGGCCAGCTGCGTTCGGATCTCGAGCTTATTGACCCTCATAACCCATGGCAAAGAATTAAAGCCGATCGTTATCCCGAAGAATTTTTACCTCTTGTCAATGAAATCAACAAATTGCTTTCTAAAATACAAAAGGTTGTTGAAGAGTCTGGGAAAGAAGCTGCTGAACTAGTTCATGAGCTGCGGGTACCGTTGACACTTGCAAAAATCCGATTAGAAAAATCCTTGGAAAAAATGGACCCTGAAATTGCTGAAGCGATTGAGTCTGAACTGGAGCGGCTGCAACAACATATGGAAAGAGCTATCCTTTTAACTAAAGCAGAAAAAGGTCATCTGACCATCCATTGGGAAAAAATGGAACTTGAGAAAACTACAGAGATCATTATCGAAGGCTTTAGACTTCTTTGTGAAAACGAAGGCCGTCACATACATGTGGAAAAAGAAGCTGGAATCTCCATTGAAGCCGATCCATCCTATCTCAAACAGATTCTTTATAACTTAATGGCCAATGCCATGAAGCATGGCTTTGGAGACATTACTATACGAATGAAAAAAATCGGTGTGAACAGCGCCCAACTCTATGTTTTCAATAGAATTAAGCCAACAAAGACAAGGCCTGGCAATTTAGGGCTTGGGAAAAGAATTATTCAAGCACTCGTATCCGTTCATGGTAACATGACGATTCGCTACAAACAGCTAAATTCTCTCTATTGTGCTAAGCTTTCCATTTATCCAAGAATAACCAAAACCTAA
- a CDS encoding alpha-keto acid decarboxylase family protein: MTTTQYLARQLLAHKVQHVFGVPGDYSLKILDTFIKEGLQIINTCDEQGAGFAADAYARLNGLSAVCITYCVGGLKVTNPIAEAYAEKSPVLVISGAPGISERKKDPLLHHKVKDFNTQLKVFEALTVFAAILENPRDIGEQILRAIQLALQYKRPAYLEIPRDMASAEIAIPDEISFSGDTHSDLKALEEALTEAKQMIEAAAQPLILADVEIQRFGLQKELEQLTNTTGIPVSATLLGKSVIAETHPHYIGVYEGATGSEEVCAFFEKSDCLILLGVFMTDITLGSTRSVLDMGKCIYATSEKLMIRHHTFEDVRFEDFVRGLLSLNIRKTLPQHLPHPSISSIDQIDENQRVSVNSFFTIVNAFLSSQTVVIADVGESLFGSIDLVIHESTEFISPAYYASVGFSIPAAIGAALAKPHLIPFVICGDGAFQMTGIELSTTCRYKLHPIILLLNNSGYSTERIFLDGPFNDLVNWNYSKITELLGCGRSCVVKTNRELKKAIERAIVNRDSFWLIEVVIDAADRSMALRRMAQRIMP, encoded by the coding sequence ATGACAACTACCCAATATCTCGCTCGACAACTTCTGGCCCACAAGGTCCAACATGTATTTGGGGTGCCTGGAGACTATTCGCTAAAAATTCTTGATACATTTATCAAAGAAGGTCTACAGATCATTAATACTTGTGATGAACAAGGAGCTGGTTTTGCTGCGGACGCTTACGCTAGACTCAATGGGCTAAGCGCTGTTTGCATCACTTACTGTGTAGGAGGGCTCAAAGTCACCAATCCAATAGCAGAAGCATATGCGGAAAAATCGCCCGTGCTTGTCATCAGCGGAGCCCCAGGCATAAGTGAAAGGAAAAAAGATCCCCTCCTCCATCATAAGGTAAAAGATTTCAACACCCAGTTGAAGGTTTTTGAAGCGTTGACTGTGTTTGCAGCCATTTTAGAAAATCCTCGGGACATTGGTGAGCAGATCCTAAGAGCCATTCAGCTGGCACTTCAATACAAAAGACCCGCCTACTTAGAAATTCCTAGAGATATGGCAAGCGCTGAAATAGCTATTCCAGACGAAATATCTTTTTCGGGAGATACTCATTCCGATCTAAAGGCTTTGGAGGAAGCTCTAACGGAAGCAAAGCAAATGATAGAAGCTGCCGCCCAGCCGCTAATTCTAGCAGATGTTGAAATTCAGAGATTTGGTCTGCAAAAGGAGCTCGAGCAGCTAACCAATACAACTGGCATTCCCGTAAGCGCCACCCTATTAGGCAAATCAGTTATAGCTGAAACCCATCCTCATTATATCGGCGTTTATGAAGGAGCCACAGGAAGCGAAGAAGTGTGCGCTTTTTTTGAAAAAAGCGACTGTCTGATCCTCCTGGGAGTGTTCATGACCGATATTACTTTAGGCTCAACACGATCGGTGTTAGATATGGGCAAATGTATCTATGCGACAAGCGAAAAACTAATGATCCGTCACCATACCTTTGAAGATGTTCGCTTTGAAGACTTCGTCCGAGGCCTTTTGTCTTTAAACATTCGAAAAACACTCCCTCAGCATCTGCCCCATCCTTCCATCTCTTCCATCGATCAGATCGATGAAAATCAAAGAGTATCAGTCAACTCTTTTTTTACAATCGTCAACGCATTTTTATCTTCTCAAACTGTTGTCATTGCTGATGTTGGCGAGTCGCTTTTTGGTTCCATAGATCTGGTTATCCATGAAAGCACTGAATTCATCAGTCCCGCCTACTATGCTTCTGTTGGATTTTCTATTCCTGCTGCTATAGGAGCAGCATTAGCAAAGCCTCATCTTATTCCTTTTGTCATCTGTGGTGATGGTGCTTTTCAAATGACAGGCATTGAGCTTTCTACTACCTGCCGATATAAGCTCCATCCCATTATCCTGTTGTTGAACAATAGTGGATATTCTACTGAACGGATTTTTCTAGATGGACCCTTCAACGACTTAGTGAATTGGAATTATAGCAAAATTACTGAGTTGTTGGGCTGTGGAAGATCTTGCGTGGTAAAAACAAATAGAGAACTGAAAAAGGCTATTGAAAGAGCCATTGTAAACAGAGATTCCTTCTGGCTTATAGAAGTTGTTATCGATGCCGCTGATCGCTCTATGGCTTTACGAAGAATGGCGCAGCGCATTATGCCCTAA
- a CDS encoding TonB-dependent receptor, protein MVYLKEISPFALGVFLLVTFFFSLSVFSQPAKELLPPNTQGGPSAEQSQLPSTGQPSTEQSPQQESTEPSSENQPPTESAHPGETSQTPPSETAPTVPPSGPEAKLPPNLPILLPISVTAQEELPEEENVVSTNEETGVLGPAIKIIDTPRTVQVVTRQEMNTINAQSVNDLAAFTPGVNPTQMTGSPVAEPVIRGLPATTYRNGMLVGFSQSAQWGPLMNMNAYDNLDVVTGPVSIVYGPQELAGGFANEVTKQPYFDKFRGNASYTVGMYSTNMWNIDLGGPVIKDKLAYRFDYFGQDGYAPYNYYDGAYLQRQCFYLDIGAKPYENLSIDFNTELDLNHLNTVAGLNRPTQSLIDNGLYQTGTWAGWYGPPGVFHPGPGTAPPGAGYAVDWGPLVPISRRTNLFANPENSTNQTYYVAQAIENLKINDNLALVNNSLFEYFSTLIDQAIPSTFWAVLPSGYDFDDRLELRAQFDTLPGNKETDSLKETAEESTQAHSLLLHHMIDAGIEFRYFSDTEYSGVWHSPINIWNLTQPLPYSSFSPIVSFAAATSPLFQNPYLTDIPIPGYPGMYYNVFNYLSTADTFSTLSPFYQHQINFTDQWSLMLAGRMNAYFVQASPPPGTPAEISQAAPSFGLPPYTSTSMNIVQPEVTISPSYKPFPWMTSYFTFFYGQTTLLSQFGSFAPEFPSAYYHQNNFLYEVGTKFSLLHDKLFLGVSGYYQTGYIPAQVIPGGPIATAQVAIKGAQLNANYQPNKNFWLNFGYAFIAGQELWQGLPQGPLASQPYSSSVAKLYGLPVDPLVNEPPLNFPFIGFPHNYGNLMATYKFDNGLGVSLWALAESGNFIFYTYSTRIPSWYTLNARIFYSSKRWEASLYLYNITNEHYWLPGAPGFSMARFMNYDYIVPQLPFWIQGSLTIFF, encoded by the coding sequence ATGGTTTATCTAAAAGAAATAAGCCCTTTTGCCCTTGGTGTTTTTTTGTTGGTCACATTCTTTTTTTCGCTCAGTGTTTTTTCTCAGCCTGCAAAAGAATTACTGCCTCCTAACACTCAAGGAGGACCTTCTGCTGAACAATCCCAACTTCCTTCGACTGGGCAGCCTTCCACAGAGCAATCTCCTCAACAAGAATCCACCGAGCCTTCTTCCGAAAATCAACCACCGACAGAAAGCGCTCACCCAGGGGAGACTTCTCAGACTCCCCCCTCTGAAACAGCTCCAACTGTTCCGCCTTCTGGGCCAGAGGCAAAGCTTCCACCTAATCTACCTATCCTTTTGCCAATAAGCGTCACAGCGCAAGAAGAATTACCCGAAGAAGAAAATGTTGTTTCTACTAATGAGGAAACAGGTGTGCTTGGACCTGCCATAAAAATCATCGACACTCCACGAACGGTGCAAGTGGTTACAAGGCAAGAAATGAATACCATTAATGCACAGTCAGTAAATGATCTAGCTGCTTTTACTCCTGGGGTTAACCCTACTCAAATGACCGGTAGCCCTGTGGCTGAACCTGTCATCCGAGGACTACCCGCCACAACCTATAGAAATGGCATGCTTGTTGGCTTTAGTCAATCCGCACAATGGGGACCGCTTATGAACATGAATGCGTACGATAATTTAGATGTCGTTACTGGACCAGTCAGCATTGTGTATGGTCCTCAGGAGCTTGCGGGAGGATTTGCCAATGAGGTGACCAAACAACCCTATTTCGACAAATTCAGAGGCAATGCCAGTTATACCGTTGGCATGTATTCAACCAATATGTGGAATATCGATCTAGGAGGTCCTGTGATAAAGGATAAGCTTGCTTATCGGTTCGATTATTTCGGTCAAGATGGCTATGCTCCTTACAATTACTATGATGGAGCTTATCTTCAAAGACAGTGTTTCTATTTGGACATTGGAGCAAAACCTTACGAAAATTTATCCATCGATTTTAATACCGAACTGGACCTGAATCATTTAAATACTGTTGCTGGCCTGAATAGGCCCACCCAATCCTTAATCGATAATGGTCTCTATCAAACTGGGACATGGGCTGGTTGGTATGGACCTCCCGGAGTCTTCCATCCTGGTCCCGGTACGGCTCCTCCTGGGGCTGGCTATGCGGTAGATTGGGGACCTTTAGTTCCGATAAGCAGAAGGACAAATCTATTTGCAAACCCAGAAAATTCAACAAATCAAACCTATTATGTCGCTCAAGCGATTGAAAATCTCAAGATTAACGACAATCTTGCTCTTGTCAATAACTCCCTTTTCGAATATTTTAGCACGCTGATCGATCAAGCCATTCCATCAACATTTTGGGCGGTACTTCCCTCTGGTTATGATTTTGATGATAGACTGGAACTAAGAGCCCAGTTTGATACCCTTCCCGGAAATAAAGAAACGGATAGCTTAAAAGAAACAGCAGAGGAATCTACTCAAGCTCATTCGCTTCTTTTGCATCATATGATAGATGCAGGCATTGAGTTTAGATATTTTTCAGACACCGAATACTCTGGAGTATGGCATTCCCCTATTAATATCTGGAATTTAACTCAACCGCTTCCATACAGTAGTTTCAGCCCAATTGTTTCTTTTGCAGCAGCTACTAGTCCTCTTTTCCAAAACCCCTATCTTACCGATATTCCTATTCCTGGATATCCGGGGATGTACTATAATGTTTTTAACTATCTCTCCACAGCTGACACCTTTTCTACTCTCTCCCCGTTCTATCAGCACCAGATCAATTTTACCGACCAATGGAGCCTTATGCTTGCTGGAAGAATGAATGCTTATTTTGTGCAGGCCTCCCCTCCTCCTGGTACCCCCGCTGAAATTTCGCAAGCTGCCCCCTCTTTTGGCCTTCCCCCCTATACCTCTACTTCCATGAACATCGTTCAACCCGAAGTAACTATTAGCCCCAGTTACAAGCCCTTCCCTTGGATGACCAGCTACTTCACCTTTTTCTACGGCCAAACCACGCTCCTCTCCCAGTTCGGCAGCTTTGCCCCAGAATTCCCCTCCGCCTATTACCACCAAAACAATTTCCTCTACGAAGTTGGCACCAAATTTAGCCTGCTCCATGATAAACTTTTCCTAGGCGTCTCCGGCTACTATCAAACAGGGTACATTCCCGCTCAGGTCATCCCCGGAGGCCCTATAGCTACCGCTCAAGTCGCTATCAAAGGCGCACAGCTAAACGCCAACTATCAGCCTAATAAAAACTTCTGGCTTAACTTCGGCTATGCCTTCATCGCCGGTCAAGAACTCTGGCAGGGACTCCCTCAAGGACCTTTAGCTTCACAACCCTATTCTAGTTCTGTTGCTAAACTCTATGGCCTGCCCGTAGATCCACTGGTCAATGAACCCCCTCTCAACTTCCCTTTCATCGGCTTCCCTCATAACTACGGCAACCTAATGGCCACTTATAAGTTCGATAACGGACTAGGCGTCTCCCTCTGGGCTTTAGCCGAAAGTGGGAATTTCATCTTTTATACCTACTCCACTCGAATCCCCTCCTGGTATACCCTCAACGCCAGAATCTTCTACAGCTCAAAACGATGGGAAGCTAGCCTTTACCTCTATAACATCACCAACGAACATTATTGGCTGCCAGGTGCCCCAGGCTTTAGTATGGCCCGTTTTATGAATTATGATTACATTGTGCCGCAGCTTCCATTTTGGATCCAAGGAAGCCTTACTATTTTTTTCTAA
- a CDS encoding energy transducer TonB, whose translation MIKVLWKNQSKTYFTAEPSLAHEEHGLFSHAIAKCQNFANKIQIDSEVWGWILSVIFHAILLFGLGLSLIPKSNSNPPALPPSMIELVPSPEPQQPQPKTESPQQPIIHPDDMVKAVVQKPKAQPIKKPAPKPQQPVSQRVTAMAMPDYLKNPPPIYPEEARKKGEQGVVYIWVKISPAGTVSSLSIYRSSGFHDLDSAAMDAVKRWRFHPAMSGNVPVESQAVVPVQFRLTK comes from the coding sequence ATGATAAAAGTACTTTGGAAAAATCAAAGCAAAACATACTTTACTGCAGAGCCGTCTTTAGCCCACGAAGAGCATGGATTATTTTCACATGCGATTGCAAAATGCCAAAATTTCGCCAATAAAATTCAGATAGATTCTGAAGTTTGGGGATGGATATTATCGGTTATTTTCCATGCCATTCTGCTTTTTGGGCTTGGATTATCTCTTATTCCTAAATCAAATTCGAATCCACCTGCGCTACCTCCATCCATGATAGAACTTGTCCCTTCGCCAGAACCGCAACAACCTCAGCCAAAAACCGAATCCCCACAGCAACCCATCATTCATCCTGATGACATGGTAAAGGCAGTTGTCCAAAAACCGAAGGCTCAGCCAATAAAAAAACCAGCACCCAAACCTCAACAGCCTGTTTCTCAGCGTGTCACTGCTATGGCCATGCCGGATTATCTCAAAAATCCTCCGCCTATTTATCCTGAAGAAGCCAGGAAAAAGGGAGAACAAGGAGTCGTTTATATTTGGGTGAAGATATCTCCTGCCGGTACTGTTTCCTCTCTGAGCATCTATAGGAGTTCAGGATTCCATGATCTTGACTCCGCAGCTATGGATGCTGTCAAAAGATGGAGATTTCACCCGGCAATGTCTGGGAATGTCCCTGTGGAATCTCAGGCAGTTGTCCCTGTCCAGTTCCGCTTGACTAAGTAA
- a CDS encoding response regulator transcription factor, translating to MKILIVEDDQKVRKHVKGALQAEGYSVEECEDGEEAQWLLENYSYDLAILDLMLPVKDGIGIVKQIRRKGISIPILFLSGRSEVSDRVHGLDAGADDYLIKPFSTIELLARVRALLRRRSPITPSVLKFEDLEMDLTRRTVSRAGHSIELTNREFELLRLLLESAPNPVNKAIITEKIWDRCFDSETALVNVHINHLRQKIHLPGLPPLLHTIRGVGFTLKHPTDK from the coding sequence ATGAAGATATTGATTGTGGAAGATGATCAAAAAGTCCGTAAGCATGTCAAAGGGGCTTTGCAAGCTGAAGGTTATAGCGTTGAGGAATGTGAAGATGGGGAAGAGGCCCAATGGCTTTTAGAAAATTACTCTTATGATTTAGCAATCCTTGATTTAATGTTGCCGGTAAAGGATGGCATTGGCATTGTGAAGCAGATTCGTCGAAAAGGGATCTCTATTCCCATTCTTTTTTTATCTGGCAGATCTGAAGTTAGCGACCGCGTCCATGGTTTGGATGCGGGGGCAGATGATTATTTAATCAAACCTTTTTCAACGATAGAACTGCTTGCCAGGGTTCGGGCTCTTTTGCGCAGACGTTCTCCTATTACTCCTTCGGTCCTCAAATTCGAAGATCTGGAAATGGATCTTACCCGTAGAACGGTTTCTCGTGCTGGCCATAGCATCGAACTGACTAATAGAGAGTTTGAGCTCTTACGGCTTTTACTCGAATCAGCTCCAAACCCTGTGAATAAAGCCATCATCACCGAAAAAATTTGGGATAGATGTTTTGATTCAGAAACTGCTTTAGTGAATGTCCATATCAATCATTTAAGGCAAAAAATTCATTTGCCAGGCTTGCCTCCCCTGCTCCATACGATTAGAGGAGTTGGTTTTACTTTAAAACATCCAACCGACAAATGA